In one window of Bradyrhizobium sp. AZCC 1721 DNA:
- a CDS encoding sensor histidine kinase NtrY-like: protein MTTAETNSAPSFDPSLTESGGGILRKWVAPFAVAVALLSAFLTFIVLAGLTPIEPTRQVVYSFLLINAATTLLLVAIISREVWLVIQARRRGRAAARLHVQIVSLFSIIAVLPAVLVAIVANVTIDRGLDRLFSGPTREVIENSLTVARAYMQEHARLIRGDILGMTEDIARARPLYDQDRRSFQELLTANAAARNLPAAMLVDKDGNILVTAKTGIQQEFTTPPREFLSNVNEDEPPIAVFPEANYVAAVIRLRAFDDTFLYVARLLDPRVISQLKQTEASVAEYAQIEARRLGIQVAFALMFAVIALTILMASVLIGLNFANWLVAPIRNLMSAANIVSTGDLHVQVPVHKSEGDLAQLGETFNKMTAELRTQRDELVSASELIDSRRRFIEAVLSSASAGIIGVDASGSVGILNRSAEKLIGHAESETLDHPLSDVLPELDDMMKTAREGTQRLVQGQITITRDGHERNLSVRVSAEQTSHSRDSYIITLDDITELVSAQRTSAWGDVARRIAHEIKNPLTPIQLSAERIRRKFGKVITEDKNIFEQCTETIVRQVDDIRRMVDEFSRFARMPKPVMEGEDVADTVRQAVFLMKVGHPDLDIEADIKQDPMRAQFDRRLISQALTNIIKNATEAIEQVPPEELGKGRIDVIAAREKDDIVIDVIDNGIGLPKVSRARLLEPYVTTRQKGTGLGLAIVGRVLEDHGGRIELKDASDFRPGQRGAWMRLRFAVSGHAPKQPAPEAKPQIDETNEAASATNDEQKPKPQRATDKAGVTHGQ, encoded by the coding sequence ATGACCACCGCAGAGACGAACTCGGCACCATCGTTCGACCCATCGCTTACCGAATCCGGAGGGGGGATCCTGCGGAAGTGGGTGGCGCCGTTTGCGGTCGCCGTCGCGCTGCTGTCGGCATTTCTGACCTTCATCGTCCTGGCCGGCCTGACGCCGATCGAGCCTACTCGCCAGGTTGTCTATTCGTTCCTGCTGATCAATGCAGCGACCACACTTCTGCTGGTCGCAATCATCAGCCGCGAAGTCTGGCTGGTGATCCAGGCGCGGCGGCGTGGCCGGGCCGCGGCACGGCTGCACGTTCAGATCGTCAGCCTGTTCTCCATCATCGCCGTGCTGCCGGCCGTACTCGTCGCGATCGTCGCCAACGTGACCATCGACCGCGGCCTCGACCGGCTGTTCTCGGGTCCGACGCGCGAGGTCATAGAGAACTCGCTGACCGTTGCCCGCGCCTACATGCAGGAGCACGCAAGGCTTATCCGTGGCGACATCCTGGGTATGACGGAAGATATTGCCCGCGCGCGACCGTTGTATGATCAGGACCGGCGGTCGTTTCAGGAACTGCTGACCGCAAATGCGGCCGCGCGAAACCTGCCAGCCGCGATGCTGGTTGACAAGGATGGCAACATCCTGGTCACGGCGAAGACCGGAATCCAGCAGGAATTCACGACACCGCCTCGGGAATTTCTCAGCAACGTCAATGAAGATGAGCCGCCGATCGCGGTCTTTCCCGAAGCCAATTATGTGGCCGCGGTGATCCGGTTGCGCGCCTTTGACGATACCTTCCTTTACGTGGCACGCCTGCTCGATCCGCGTGTGATCAGCCAGCTCAAGCAGACCGAGGCCAGCGTCGCCGAATATGCCCAGATCGAAGCCCGTCGGCTCGGGATTCAGGTCGCCTTCGCGCTGATGTTTGCGGTGATTGCGCTGACCATTCTGATGGCGTCGGTGCTGATCGGGCTGAACTTCGCCAACTGGCTGGTGGCGCCGATCCGAAATCTAATGAGCGCGGCCAACATCGTTTCGACCGGCGATCTGCATGTCCAGGTGCCGGTCCATAAATCTGAGGGTGATCTCGCCCAACTCGGCGAGACCTTCAACAAGATGACGGCCGAATTGCGCACCCAGCGCGACGAGCTGGTCAGCGCCTCGGAGCTGATCGACAGCCGACGCCGCTTCATCGAGGCGGTGCTGTCCTCGGCCAGCGCCGGTATCATCGGCGTCGACGCTTCGGGTAGCGTCGGCATCCTGAATCGCTCGGCCGAGAAACTGATCGGCCACGCGGAATCGGAGACGCTGGACCATCCGCTATCGGACGTCCTGCCCGAGCTCGACGACATGATGAAGACCGCGCGTGAGGGGACGCAGCGCCTGGTGCAAGGCCAGATCACGATCACCCGCGACGGCCACGAGCGCAACCTGTCGGTCCGCGTCAGCGCCGAGCAGACCAGCCACTCGCGCGACAGCTACATCATCACGCTCGATGACATCACGGAGCTCGTCTCCGCGCAACGTACCTCGGCATGGGGCGACGTGGCGCGCCGCATCGCCCATGAGATCAAGAATCCGCTGACGCCGATCCAGCTTTCGGCCGAACGCATCCGCCGCAAATTCGGCAAGGTCATCACCGAAGACAAGAACATCTTCGAACAATGTACCGAAACCATCGTGCGACAGGTCGACGACATCAGGCGGATGGTTGATGAATTCTCCCGCTTCGCGCGGATGCCAAAGCCGGTCATGGAAGGCGAGGACGTCGCCGACACCGTGCGGCAGGCGGTATTCCTGATGAAGGTCGGGCATCCCGATCTCGATATCGAGGCCGATATCAAGCAGGACCCGATGCGCGCGCAGTTCGACCGCCGGCTGATCTCCCAGGCGCTGACCAACATCATCAAGAACGCGACGGAGGCGATCGAGCAGGTGCCGCCGGAAGAACTCGGCAAGGGACGCATCGACGTCATCGCCGCGCGCGAAAAAGACGACATCGTGATCGACGTGATCGACAACGGTATCGGCCTGCCGAAAGTGAGCCGCGCGCGGTTGCTGGAGCCCTATGTGACGACGCGCCAGAAGGGCACCGGTCTCGGGCTCGCCATCGTCGGCCGCGTCTTGGAAGACCATGGCGGCCGCATCGAGCTCAAGGACGCCTCCGATTTCCGCCCCGGTCAGCGCGGCGCCTGGATGCGGCTGCGGTTCGCCGTATCCGGCCATGCGCCGAAGCAACCGGCTCCGGAGGCAAAACCACAGATTGACGAAACCAATGAGGCGGCATCCGCGACCAATGATGAACAAAAACCGAAGCCGCAACGGGCAACTGACAAGGCAGGTGTAACCCATGGCCAGTGA
- the dusB gene encoding tRNA dihydrouridine synthase DusB: MKIGEIAVANRVLLAPMSGVTDAPFRRLAATLGAGLVVSEMTASDELVHGRPMSILRCETAGVGPHVVQLAGCEAHWMAEGARVAEAAGADIIDINMGCPARHVTGGQSGSALMRDLDHALKLIEATIAAVKVPVTLKMRLGWDDRSLNAPELARRAEAAGVQMITVHGRTRCQFYKGVADWVAVRAVRHAVSVPLVVNGDITSFEQAVRALEVSGADAVMIGRGAQGQPWLPGQIGRRLETGQAETAPSLAEQLAHVRALYDEICSHYGLRIGLKHARKHLGWALEVAAQCSRAPVETLKGWRQKILTSEDPHRVHRSLQDAFDDFSWSAAA, from the coding sequence TTGAAAATAGGCGAGATTGCTGTCGCCAACCGGGTCCTTCTGGCGCCGATGTCCGGCGTCACCGATGCCCCCTTTCGACGCCTTGCCGCCACGCTCGGCGCCGGACTGGTCGTCTCCGAGATGACCGCCAGCGACGAACTGGTGCACGGCAGGCCGATGTCGATTCTGCGCTGCGAGACGGCCGGTGTCGGACCGCATGTCGTTCAGCTCGCGGGCTGCGAGGCGCATTGGATGGCGGAGGGGGCGAGGGTTGCGGAGGCTGCCGGCGCCGACATCATCGACATCAACATGGGCTGTCCGGCGCGTCATGTCACCGGCGGCCAGTCCGGCTCGGCGCTGATGCGCGATCTCGATCATGCGCTCAAGCTGATCGAAGCCACGATCGCGGCGGTCAAGGTGCCGGTGACGCTGAAGATGCGGCTCGGCTGGGACGATCGCTCGCTCAACGCGCCCGAGCTGGCGCGCCGCGCCGAAGCCGCCGGGGTGCAGATGATCACCGTGCACGGGCGCACGCGCTGCCAGTTTTACAAGGGCGTCGCCGATTGGGTCGCCGTGCGCGCGGTCAGGCACGCGGTTTCCGTGCCGCTCGTCGTCAACGGCGACATCACCTCATTCGAGCAGGCGGTCCGCGCGCTGGAAGTGTCGGGCGCGGACGCCGTGATGATCGGGCGCGGTGCGCAGGGCCAGCCCTGGCTGCCGGGCCAGATCGGCCGTCGGCTTGAGACCGGACAGGCTGAGACTGCGCCGTCGCTGGCCGAACAACTCGCGCATGTGCGCGCACTCTACGACGAAATCTGCAGCCATTACGGGCTGCGCATCGGGCTCAAGCATGCGCGCAAGCATCTCGGCTGGGCGCTGGAGGTGGCGGCGCAATGCAGCCGCGCACCGGTGGAGACGCTGAAGGGCTGGCGGCAAAAGATTCTGACGTCGGAGGATCCGCACCGCGTCCACCGCTCGCTGCAGGACGCGTTTGACGATTTCTCATGGAGTGCTGCTGCATGA
- a CDS encoding catalase gives MKWVASLPPKARASFARGRCVRGTYAPSDQAKEITKSCSFTKPSRVLARFSVEGGLDTNDTLLRGFSFRLGSDGQRSEIFTQSAPVHFARTLDQMLAFLRARIPGPDGRPDMEKVEAFSVANPETLHQARYMAAHPPPASFACTTYWGVHAFPATNSKGETRFIKFKVAPVGEQATGPKVRVKPAGLLHDDLETRIAARDIRFSVVALLDRPGDPVMDVTVRWPDEDGREAVRLGTIVITGVEANDACDEPVFNPATLAEGIGHPLDEMFAARRAAYTISQTRRR, from the coding sequence ATGAAGTGGGTAGCCAGTCTTCCGCCAAAGGCACGTGCTAGCTTTGCCAGGGGTCGATGCGTTCGTGGCACCTATGCGCCATCCGATCAGGCCAAGGAGATCACGAAATCCTGTAGCTTCACCAAGCCATCGCGCGTGCTGGCGCGCTTCTCGGTGGAAGGAGGCCTCGACACCAACGACACGTTGCTGCGCGGTTTCAGCTTCCGGCTTGGCAGCGATGGCCAGCGCTCGGAAATATTCACACAGAGCGCCCCGGTTCATTTCGCGAGGACGCTTGACCAGATGTTGGCTTTCCTCCGAGCGCGCATTCCAGGACCCGACGGCAGGCCGGACATGGAAAAGGTCGAGGCATTCTCAGTTGCCAATCCCGAGACGCTGCATCAGGCACGCTACATGGCCGCGCATCCGCCACCCGCAAGCTTTGCCTGCACAACCTATTGGGGAGTGCACGCTTTTCCCGCGACGAATTCAAAGGGCGAAACCAGGTTCATCAAGTTCAAGGTCGCGCCGGTTGGCGAACAGGCGACCGGGCCCAAGGTCAGGGTTAAGCCTGCCGGGCTGCTGCACGACGACCTCGAAACCCGGATCGCGGCTCGCGATATCAGGTTCAGCGTAGTGGCGCTGCTGGATCGTCCCGGTGACCCCGTCATGGACGTGACCGTCCGATGGCCCGATGAGGACGGACGCGAAGCGGTGCGGCTGGGAACGATCGTGATCACCGGTGTTGAAGCAAATGATGCGTGCGACGAGCCCGTCTTCAATCCGGCAACTCTGGCCGAAGGCATCGGTCATCCGCTGGACGAGATGTTTGCGGCCCGCCGCGCCGCCTACACTATCTCGCAGACAAGGCGTCGCTGA
- a CDS encoding MBL fold metallo-hydrolase gives MSLTDMSLDNTSQPSRPGPEELVPSRYALKVGEIDVLVVSDGVLPLPTAMLAHNVDPAVRAAWLDEMFLPPDAFDWALNVVVVRSGGRTILVDAGLGFDPDLHLPRAGQLIKRLEAAGIDLASVTDVVLTHMHMDHIGGLLVDGVKERLRPDLRIHVAAAEVKFWEAPDFSHVSMPPGFPDALRSAAKRFVKEYRSQLRPFEEEYEVAPGVVVHRTGGHTPGHSVVRLASGGDRLTFAGDLVFAVGFEHPEWYNGFEHDPEESARVRISLLRELAATGGLLVATHLPFPSIGHVAVDGDAFRWVPAIWDY, from the coding sequence ATGAGCCTAACAGACATGAGCTTAGACAACACCTCACAACCCAGTAGGCCGGGGCCTGAAGAGTTGGTTCCGTCGCGCTACGCGCTGAAGGTCGGCGAGATTGATGTGCTGGTGGTCAGCGATGGCGTGCTACCGCTCCCAACCGCAATGTTGGCCCACAACGTCGACCCGGCCGTCCGGGCGGCTTGGCTGGACGAGATGTTCCTGCCGCCGGACGCGTTCGATTGGGCGCTGAACGTGGTCGTGGTGCGTAGCGGCGGCCGGACCATACTCGTCGACGCTGGTCTAGGGTTCGACCCGGACTTGCACTTGCCGCGGGCCGGGCAGTTGATCAAGCGACTGGAGGCCGCCGGCATCGATCTTGCGTCCGTGACCGACGTGGTGCTCACCCACATGCACATGGACCACATTGGCGGGCTGCTCGTCGACGGGGTCAAGGAACGGCTGCGTCCGGACCTGCGGATCCACGTGGCGGCCGCCGAGGTCAAGTTCTGGGAAGCGCCCGATTTCTCCCACGTCTCCATGCCGCCGGGATTCCCGGACGCGCTTCGATCGGCCGCCAAGCGGTTCGTGAAAGAGTACCGCAGCCAGTTGCGGCCGTTTGAGGAGGAGTACGAGGTGGCGCCGGGGGTGGTCGTCCATCGCACCGGCGGCCACACCCCCGGGCACAGCGTGGTCCGCCTGGCGTCCGGCGGCGACCGGCTGACGTTCGCCGGCGACCTCGTGTTCGCGGTCGGGTTCGAACACCCCGAGTGGTACAACGGCTTCGAACATGACCCCGAGGAGTCGGCACGCGTTCGTATCAGTCTTTTGCGGGAGCTGGCGGCGACCGGCGGCCTCCTGGTGGCCACTCACCTGCCGTTCCCATCCATCGGCCATGTGGCGGTCGACGGCGACGCCTTTCGTTGGGTACCGGCCATCTGGGACTACTGA
- a CDS encoding helix-turn-helix domain-containing protein, with product MAQAGAFGARLGRFLHLKDAPPSLVTRSLRGVELAVTETRDDNPVPGLSGSLTPEDAFLVSLKLHDYPDCELWERGKCIMKRDVQAGGTYLYDLKCDPRYVIDKPFHSLFFHLPRSALDGIAEQSGAPRIGDLACELGVGHDDTVVRHIGASFLEGLRRPSEANQLFIDHMMLALTAHVAQTYGGLRRDTELARGGLAPWQVKRACERLEADLGGTLSLKQIAAEFDLSVSHFSRAFRISTGLPPHQWLLRQRVKAARQLMTVRDLPLSEIAVSAGFANQSHFTRVFTSVIGVSPGVWRREMLGAPESET from the coding sequence ATGGCACAGGCGGGCGCCTTCGGCGCGAGGCTCGGGCGATTCCTGCACTTGAAAGATGCGCCGCCGTCGCTGGTCACGCGTTCACTGCGCGGCGTTGAACTTGCGGTCACCGAAACGCGCGATGATAACCCGGTACCCGGCCTTTCCGGCTCGCTGACACCGGAGGACGCCTTTCTCGTCAGCCTGAAGCTTCACGATTATCCGGACTGCGAGCTTTGGGAGCGCGGCAAGTGCATCATGAAGAGGGATGTCCAGGCCGGTGGGACCTATCTGTACGATCTCAAGTGCGATCCGCGCTATGTGATCGACAAGCCGTTTCATTCCCTGTTTTTCCATCTTCCGCGCTCGGCGCTCGACGGCATCGCTGAACAGTCCGGCGCGCCGCGCATTGGCGATCTTGCCTGTGAGCTCGGCGTCGGCCACGACGACACGGTCGTCCGTCATATCGGCGCCTCGTTCCTGGAAGGATTGCGGCGGCCATCCGAGGCCAACCAGCTTTTCATCGATCACATGATGCTCGCGCTCACCGCGCACGTTGCCCAGACCTATGGCGGACTGCGGCGCGATACCGAGCTGGCCCGCGGCGGCCTTGCGCCGTGGCAGGTCAAGCGCGCCTGTGAAAGACTGGAGGCCGACCTCGGCGGGACACTTTCGTTGAAGCAGATCGCGGCAGAATTCGATCTCTCGGTCAGCCACTTCTCGCGCGCCTTTCGCATCTCCACCGGCCTGCCGCCACACCAGTGGCTGCTTCGCCAGCGTGTGAAGGCGGCCAGGCAGCTTATGACCGTTCGCGACCTGCCTCTGTCGGAAATTGCGGTGTCGGCGGGGTTCGCCAATCAGAGCCACTTTACGCGGGTGTTTACCTCCGTGATCGGCGTCAGCCCTGGAGTGTGGCGTCGCGAAATGCTGGGCGCACCGGAAAGCGAAACGTGA
- a CDS encoding NAD(P)/FAD-dependent oxidoreductase, with translation MRLVIIGAGFAGMYAALSAARLRDIQGVSPEELEIALIAPEPTLVVRPRLYESKPETLTAPLLDVLKAIDVVYVQGSAETIDTKARMVQVATAKGTRKSLSYDRLVVATGSRLFRPNIPGLAEHGFSVDQLDDAIALDRHLHSLPNRPAMNGRDTVVVAGGGFTGIEAATEIPARLRAILGKDANPRVIIVDRNSAIAPDMGAGPRPVIEDALRKLGVETRLGAGVASLDKSGVTLSGGERIEAETVIWAAGIRAAPLTAQIPAERDNFGRLLVDRDLRVPSVDGVFATGDAARAACDDVGNYALMSCQHATRMGAFAGNNAAAELLGVPTKPYHQKGYVTCLDLGEAGALFTSGWERNVKMVGDVAKKTKQEINTVWIYPPQAERAAALASADPERVTDVTGFL, from the coding sequence ATGCGACTTGTTATCATAGGAGCCGGCTTCGCCGGCATGTACGCCGCACTTTCCGCAGCCCGCCTGCGCGACATCCAGGGCGTTTCGCCCGAGGAGCTCGAGATCGCACTGATCGCACCCGAGCCGACGCTGGTGGTCCGTCCCCGGCTCTACGAATCGAAGCCGGAGACCCTGACGGCGCCTCTGCTTGATGTCCTCAAGGCAATCGACGTTGTCTACGTGCAAGGCAGCGCCGAAACGATCGACACCAAGGCTCGCATGGTGCAAGTCGCTACCGCCAAAGGCACCCGAAAGTCTCTCTCCTACGATCGCCTGGTCGTGGCTACGGGCAGCCGCCTGTTCCGCCCGAACATTCCCGGTCTTGCCGAACACGGCTTCAGCGTCGACCAACTCGACGACGCGATTGCCCTCGACCGGCATCTGCATAGCCTGCCCAATCGTCCGGCAATGAACGGGCGCGACACGGTCGTCGTCGCCGGCGGTGGTTTCACCGGCATCGAAGCGGCAACCGAGATACCGGCGCGGCTCCGTGCGATCCTTGGCAAGGATGCCAACCCGCGCGTCATCATCGTCGACCGGAACAGCGCGATCGCTCCCGATATGGGCGCGGGTCCCCGCCCCGTCATTGAGGACGCCCTGCGCAAGCTTGGCGTTGAGACGCGGCTCGGTGCCGGCGTCGCGTCGCTCGACAAATCCGGCGTCACGCTTTCCGGTGGCGAGCGCATTGAAGCCGAGACCGTGATCTGGGCCGCCGGCATTCGCGCCGCACCGTTGACCGCGCAGATCCCCGCCGAGCGCGACAATTTCGGCCGGCTGCTTGTCGACCGGGATTTGCGCGTGCCGTCGGTGGATGGCGTCTTTGCCACCGGCGACGCCGCTCGCGCGGCGTGTGACGATGTCGGCAACTACGCGCTGATGTCGTGCCAGCACGCCACGCGGATGGGTGCCTTTGCCGGCAATAATGCCGCCGCGGAGCTCCTGGGAGTCCCGACCAAGCCATATCACCAGAAGGGCTATGTCACTTGTCTCGACCTCGGAGAGGCCGGCGCACTTTTCACGAGCGGCTGGGAACGCAACGTCAAGATGGTCGGCGACGTCGCCAAGAAGACCAAGCAGGAGATCAACACCGTCTGGATCTATCCGCCGCAGGCCGAGCGCGCGGCGGCGTTGGCATCGGCCGATCCGGAGCGTGTGACCGATGTGACTGGCTTCCTCTAG
- a CDS encoding helix-turn-helix transcriptional regulator, with product MSKPILRNSSQVNSHTASDADPSQIADSRTADAEMARVLHTKPLRMALDTSGAGIAHWKHDPLHDVVEPMTHHVIMAYNGSVQRMERRSGRSVAIGTFRPGVVIIIPEGSSSRWDIPKPVDVVQLYLPHTTLKRVADEADIATSTNLLERTAHPDPITSRLLLSASDVLEGNEALDTLFRQQLTDLLATRLLAAHTGSPTTIQPVMGGLSPKVLGRAIERLRSDADADVSLAALASDAGLSRFHFCRAFKESTGLSPHAWLRQYQLEQAMNMLRDTNDSIVSIAAALGYSSQTAFAAAFRKLTGETPSDWRRRIR from the coding sequence ATGAGCAAGCCAATCCTGCGCAATTCTTCGCAAGTGAATTCCCACACCGCGTCAGACGCGGATCCTTCGCAGATCGCCGACTCCCGTACTGCCGATGCGGAGATGGCACGCGTGCTTCACACCAAACCACTCCGCATGGCTTTGGACACTTCCGGGGCCGGGATCGCCCACTGGAAGCACGACCCATTGCACGACGTTGTCGAACCCATGACCCATCACGTCATCATGGCTTACAACGGCTCAGTGCAGCGCATGGAGCGGCGATCAGGAAGATCGGTTGCGATCGGAACGTTTCGTCCCGGGGTTGTGATAATCATTCCGGAAGGATCGAGCTCCCGATGGGATATTCCGAAACCTGTTGATGTCGTACAGCTCTATCTTCCTCACACAACGCTCAAGCGGGTTGCCGACGAAGCCGACATTGCCACATCGACCAATCTCTTGGAGCGAACGGCGCATCCCGACCCCATTACGTCCCGATTGCTCCTGAGCGCCTCGGATGTCCTGGAGGGCAATGAGGCGCTGGATACGCTCTTCAGGCAGCAACTGACGGACCTCCTGGCCACGCGTCTGCTGGCTGCGCACACCGGCTCGCCAACCACGATCCAGCCGGTCATGGGCGGGTTGTCGCCGAAGGTGCTCGGCCGCGCCATCGAGCGCTTGCGTTCGGATGCCGATGCGGACGTCTCGCTCGCGGCGCTGGCTTCCGATGCCGGCCTGTCGCGCTTCCATTTCTGCCGTGCCTTCAAGGAAAGTACCGGGCTTTCGCCGCATGCCTGGCTACGGCAGTACCAACTCGAGCAGGCCATGAACATGCTGCGCGACACTAACGATTCGATCGTGTCGATCGCAGCCGCGCTTGGCTACTCGTCGCAGACCGCTTTTGCCGCCGCGTTCAGAAAGCTGACGGGCGAAACCCCGAGCGATTGGCGGCGACGCATTCGGTAA
- the ntrC gene encoding nitrogen regulation protein NR(I) encodes MPAAGSILVADDDTAIRTVLNQALSRAGYEVRLTGNAATLWRWVSQGEGDLVITDVVMPDENAFDLLPRIKKMRPNLPVIVMSAQNTFMTAIRASERGAYEYLPKPFDLKELITIVGRALAEPKERVTSAADEGEFDSIPLVGRSPAMQEIYRVLARLMQTDLTVMISGESGTGKELVARALHDYGKRRNGPFVAVNMAAIPRDLIESELFGHERGAFTGANTRASGRFEQAEGGTLFLDEIGDMPMEAQTRLLRVLQQGEYTTVGGRTPIKTDVRIVAASNKDLRILIQQGLFREDLFFRLNVVPLRLPPLRERIEDLPDLIRHFFSLAEKDGLPPKKLDTLALERLKQHRWPGNVRELENLARRLAALYPQDVITASVIDGELAPPAVTSGANAPMGVENLGGAVEAYLSSHFSGFPNGVPPPGLYHRILKEIEVPLLTAALAATRGNQIRAADLLGLNRNTLRKKIRDLDIQVYRSGG; translated from the coding sequence ATGCCCGCAGCAGGTAGCATACTCGTTGCCGATGACGACACCGCCATCCGCACCGTTCTGAACCAGGCTCTTTCGCGCGCCGGATATGAAGTGCGCCTGACCGGGAACGCCGCGACGCTGTGGCGCTGGGTGAGCCAGGGGGAGGGCGATCTCGTCATCACCGACGTGGTGATGCCAGACGAGAACGCGTTCGATCTCTTGCCCCGCATCAAGAAGATGCGGCCGAACCTTCCTGTCATCGTCATGAGTGCCCAAAACACCTTCATGACGGCAATCCGGGCGTCGGAACGCGGCGCCTATGAATATCTGCCGAAGCCCTTCGACCTCAAGGAACTCATCACCATCGTTGGCCGCGCATTGGCCGAGCCGAAGGAGCGGGTGACGAGCGCCGCGGACGAGGGTGAATTCGATTCGATTCCCCTGGTCGGCCGCTCGCCGGCGATGCAAGAGATCTACCGGGTGCTGGCGCGGCTGATGCAGACCGACCTCACGGTGATGATCTCCGGCGAGTCCGGCACCGGCAAGGAACTGGTTGCCCGCGCGCTGCACGACTACGGCAAGCGCCGCAACGGCCCGTTTGTCGCCGTCAACATGGCGGCGATCCCGCGCGATCTGATCGAATCGGAGTTGTTCGGCCACGAGCGCGGCGCGTTCACCGGCGCCAACACTCGCGCCTCGGGCCGGTTTGAACAGGCCGAGGGCGGTACGCTGTTTCTCGACGAAATCGGCGACATGCCGATGGAGGCGCAGACGCGGCTGCTGCGGGTGCTGCAGCAGGGCGAATACACCACCGTCGGCGGCCGTACCCCGATCAAGACCGACGTACGGATCGTGGCGGCAAGCAACAAGGATTTGCGCATCCTGATCCAGCAGGGTCTGTTCCGGGAAGACTTGTTCTTCCGCCTGAACGTGGTGCCTCTGCGCCTGCCGCCGCTGCGTGAGCGGATCGAGGATCTGCCCGATCTTATCAGGCATTTCTTTTCGCTCGCCGAAAAGGACGGTTTGCCGCCGAAGAAGCTCGACACGCTGGCGCTGGAACGGCTCAAGCAGCACCGTTGGCCTGGCAACGTGCGCGAGCTCGAAAACCTCGCGCGCCGGCTGGCCGCGCTTTATCCGCAGGACGTCATTACGGCCTCGGTAATTGATGGCGAACTGGCGCCGCCGGCCGTCACCTCGGGCGCCAACGCCCCGATGGGCGTCGAAAACCTCGGGGGCGCGGTCGAGGCCTACCTGTCCTCGCATTTCTCGGGCTTTCCGAACGGTGTGCCGCCGCCGGGCCTCTACCACCGCATCCTCAAGGAAATCGAGGTACCGCTGCTCACCGCGGCGCTGGCGGCCACGCGCGGCAACCAGATTCGCGCGGCCGATCTGCTCGGCCTCAACCGCAATACGCTGCGCAAGAAGATCAGGGATCTCGATATTCAGGTCTACCGGAGTGGCGGTTAG
- a CDS encoding two-component system sensor histidine kinase NtrB, giving the protein MNSAAEYRRAVPSESEAILNALPNPVLLVAPDGRIVDANIAAESFFEISTQFLRRQSLKELVPFGSPLLALIDQVRSSSSPVNEYKVDLGTPRIGGDRQVDLHVAPLTERPGHIVVMLQERTIADKMDRQLTHRSAARSVIALAAMLAHEIKNPLSGIRGAAQLLEQAASSEDRMLTRLICDEADRIVTLVDRMEVFGDDRPVARGAVNIHSVLDHVKRLAQSGFARNIRFIEEYDPSLPPVLANQDQLIQVFLNLVKNAAEAVADLGSDAEIQLTTAFRPGVRLSVPGKKSRVSLPLEFCVKDNGSGVPEDLLPNLFDPFVTTKQTGSGLGLALVAKIVGDHGGIIECESQPRKTTFRVLMPMFNPAKQFDQSNRDGVPGTLPPASQDAR; this is encoded by the coding sequence ATGAATTCAGCCGCAGAATATCGCCGCGCCGTGCCCTCCGAAAGCGAGGCCATTCTCAACGCGCTGCCCAACCCGGTACTGCTGGTGGCGCCGGACGGCCGCATCGTCGACGCCAACATCGCTGCCGAATCCTTCTTCGAGATTTCGACGCAGTTCCTGCGGCGGCAGTCGCTGAAAGAATTGGTGCCGTTCGGGAGTCCACTGCTGGCGCTTATCGACCAGGTGCGATCGAGCAGCTCGCCCGTGAACGAATACAAGGTCGATCTCGGCACGCCCCGCATCGGCGGCGACCGCCAGGTCGATCTGCACGTGGCCCCGCTCACCGAACGGCCCGGCCACATCGTCGTGATGCTGCAGGAGCGCACCATCGCCGACAAGATGGACCGTCAGTTGACGCATCGGAGCGCGGCGCGCTCGGTAATCGCGTTGGCCGCGATGCTGGCGCACGAGATCAAGAACCCGTTGTCGGGCATCCGCGGCGCGGCGCAATTGCTGGAGCAGGCGGCCTCGTCCGAAGACCGCATGCTGACGCGGCTGATCTGCGATGAGGCCGACCGCATCGTCACCCTGGTCGACCGCATGGAAGTGTTCGGCGACGACCGCCCGGTGGCGCGGGGGGCAGTCAACATCCATTCCGTGCTCGACCACGTCAAACGGCTGGCGCAGTCCGGCTTCGCCCGCAACATCCGTTTCATCGAGGAATATGACCCGTCGTTGCCGCCGGTGTTGGCCAATCAGGACCAGCTCATTCAGGTCTTCCTCAATCTCGTGAAGAACGCCGCGGAAGCGGTCGCCGATCTCGGCAGCGATGCGGAAATCCAGCTCACCACCGCCTTTCGTCCCGGCGTCCGCCTATCGGTGCCGGGCAAGAAATCGCGGGTATCGTTGCCGCTGGAGTTCTGCGTCAAGGACAATGGATCCGGCGTGCCGGAAGACCTGCTGCCGAACCTGTTCGATCCCTTCGTGACGACGAAGCAAACCGGGAGCGGGCTCGGTCTCGCGCTGGTTGCCAAAATCGTCGGCGATCACGGCGGCATCATCGAATGCGAATCCCAGCCGCGGAAGACGACGTTCCGGGTGCTGATGCCGATGTTCAATCCCGCCAAACAGTTCGACCAAAGCAACCGCGACGGCGTTCCGGGTACGCTGCCGCCTGCCTCACAGGACGCAAGATGA